One genomic region from Haloprofundus salinisoli encodes:
- a CDS encoding ferredoxin: MRIEFDRDTCIGMYQCVDEWEAFEKNMDEGKADLEGAEETDDQLFVREVPEDAEFDAEFAARVCPVDAIRVYDDDGEQVVP, encoded by the coding sequence ATGCGAATCGAGTTCGACCGCGACACCTGCATCGGAATGTACCAGTGCGTCGACGAGTGGGAGGCGTTCGAGAAGAACATGGACGAGGGGAAAGCCGACCTCGAAGGCGCAGAGGAGACCGACGACCAACTGTTCGTCCGCGAAGTGCCCGAAGACGCCGAGTTCGACGCTGAGTTCGCCGCCCGCGTCTGCCCCGTCGACGCCATCAGGGTATACGACGACGATGGCGAACAAGTGGTCCCGTAG
- a CDS encoding DEAD/DEAH box helicase, whose translation MAATDEVAYVEHPLLAPSFIERRLYQIQLAGTARDGHTLVCLPTGLGKTTVSLLVTAERLSEVGGKSLLLAPTKPLVQQHADFYREALSIPDDDIVVFTGDVRPDDRAALWEDAQIVIATPQVVENDLVGGRVSLEGVTHLTFDECHRGTGDYAYVYIAERYHQDAENALVTGMSASPGGDKEDILTVCENLGLVDVTVMTEDDADVAEYTYDTEVEWERISLPEEILTIRDALNEVITDRLSKLKSLGVTRATSPDISQKQLNGIRAELQKMINADNGDGYKGMSVHAEVMKLRRAVELVETQSVESVRRYFERQRNAARSSGASKASQRLVAEPKVREAMRLAESYDELHPKFSKTRILLAETLGLGGGERVIVFTESRDTAEALTEFLSQSFDAQRFVGQGDKEGSDGMTQKEQQETLDAFRGGEFEVLVSTSVAEEGLDVPEVDLVLFYEPVPTAIRSIQRKGRTGRQTEGRVVVLMAEDTRDEAYFWISRRKESQMEDELKKLKGVAEEVEDELDDSQQRLDAFEGSTESGPTAREKRMQPGLTEFSVSDGDDATADSATDDADDDEATAAEDDTDGSDGIVATADSGDDEEVVEIVADQRELDSTIARDLSTREGVRTRLETLAVGDYVLSDRVAVERKSVSDFLDTLTGGDRSLFEQVADMSRHYSRPIVVIEGDRLYEERNVHPNAIRGALSSLAVDFGVSVLRTEDEKDTADLLEVIATREQVSAERSVRVHGEKSAKTLDEQQEYVVSSIADIGPVSARALLEHFGSVEAVMIASKEELLEVHGVGEVTADRIREVVGSDY comes from the coding sequence ATGGCCGCCACCGACGAGGTCGCCTACGTCGAACACCCGCTTCTCGCCCCCAGTTTCATCGAACGCCGTCTCTACCAGATCCAACTCGCCGGAACCGCACGCGACGGCCACACGCTCGTCTGTCTCCCCACGGGTCTGGGCAAGACGACGGTCAGCCTCCTCGTCACGGCCGAACGCCTCTCGGAGGTCGGCGGGAAATCTCTCCTTCTCGCGCCGACGAAACCGCTCGTCCAACAGCACGCCGACTTCTACCGCGAAGCGCTGTCGATACCAGACGACGACATCGTCGTCTTCACCGGCGACGTCCGCCCCGACGACCGGGCGGCGCTGTGGGAGGACGCACAGATCGTCATCGCCACGCCTCAAGTCGTCGAAAACGACCTCGTCGGCGGCAGAGTGAGCCTCGAAGGCGTCACCCACCTCACCTTCGACGAGTGTCACCGCGGCACCGGCGACTACGCCTACGTCTACATCGCCGAACGTTACCACCAGGACGCGGAAAACGCCCTCGTCACCGGGATGAGCGCGTCGCCCGGCGGCGACAAGGAGGACATCCTCACCGTCTGTGAGAACCTCGGACTCGTCGACGTGACGGTGATGACCGAGGACGACGCCGACGTCGCCGAGTACACCTACGACACCGAAGTCGAGTGGGAGCGGATCAGTCTCCCCGAGGAGATTCTGACTATCCGCGACGCGCTCAACGAGGTCATCACGGACCGCCTGAGCAAACTGAAGTCGCTCGGCGTGACGCGGGCGACGAGTCCCGACATCTCCCAGAAGCAGCTGAACGGCATCCGCGCCGAGTTGCAGAAGATGATAAACGCCGACAACGGCGACGGCTACAAAGGGATGTCCGTCCACGCGGAGGTGATGAAGCTCCGGCGGGCGGTCGAACTCGTCGAGACGCAGAGCGTCGAATCCGTCCGAAGATACTTCGAGCGCCAGCGCAACGCCGCTCGCTCGTCGGGGGCGTCGAAAGCCAGTCAGCGTCTCGTCGCCGAGCCCAAAGTCCGCGAAGCGATGCGACTGGCCGAGTCGTACGACGAACTGCACCCGAAGTTCTCGAAGACGCGCATCCTCCTCGCCGAAACGCTGGGCCTCGGCGGCGGCGAGCGCGTCATCGTCTTCACCGAGTCGCGCGACACGGCCGAGGCCCTGACGGAGTTCCTCTCGCAGAGCTTCGACGCCCAGCGGTTCGTCGGCCAAGGCGACAAGGAGGGCTCCGACGGGATGACCCAGAAGGAACAGCAGGAGACGCTCGACGCCTTCCGCGGTGGGGAGTTCGAGGTGCTCGTCTCCACCTCCGTCGCCGAGGAGGGGCTCGACGTGCCGGAGGTCGACCTCGTGCTCTTCTACGAACCCGTGCCGACGGCGATTCGCTCTATCCAGCGGAAAGGTCGGACGGGCCGACAGACCGAGGGCCGCGTCGTCGTTCTCATGGCCGAAGACACCCGCGACGAGGCGTACTTCTGGATTTCGCGGCGCAAAGAGAGCCAGATGGAGGACGAGTTGAAGAAACTGAAAGGCGTCGCCGAGGAGGTCGAAGACGAGCTCGACGACTCCCAGCAGCGTCTCGACGCCTTCGAGGGGAGCACAGAGAGCGGCCCGACCGCCCGCGAAAAACGGATGCAACCCGGACTGACGGAGTTCTCCGTGTCGGACGGAGACGACGCGACGGCTGACAGCGCAACCGACGACGCGGACGACGATGAAGCGACCGCCGCCGAGGACGACACCGATGGTTCGGACGGCATCGTCGCCACCGCCGACAGCGGCGACGACGAGGAGGTCGTCGAAATCGTCGCCGACCAGCGCGAGCTCGACTCGACCATCGCCCGCGATCTCTCGACGCGCGAGGGTGTCCGGACCCGACTGGAGACGCTCGCCGTCGGTGACTACGTGCTCTCGGACCGCGTCGCCGTCGAACGGAAATCCGTCTCCGACTTCCTCGACACGCTCACCGGCGGCGACCGTTCGCTGTTCGAGCAGGTCGCGGACATGTCGAGACACTACTCGCGGCCCATCGTCGTCATCGAGGGCGACCGCCTCTACGAGGAGCGGAACGTCCACCCGAACGCGATTCGCGGCGCGCTCTCCAGTCTCGCCGTCGACTTCGGCGTGAGCGTCCTCCGAACCGAGGACGAGAAGGACACCGCCGACCTGCTGGAGGTCATCGCCACACGCGAGCAGGTGAGCGCCGAGCGTTCGGTCCGCGTCCACGGCGAGAAGAGCGCGAAGACGCTCGACGAACAGCAGGAGTACGTCGTCAGTTCCATCGCCGACATCGGTCCGGTGTCCGCCCGTGCGCTGTTGGAACACTTCGGCTCCGTCGAGGCCGTGATGATCGCCTCGAAGGAGGAACTGTTGGAGGTCCACGGCGTCGGCGAGGTGACCGCCGACCGAATTCGAGAGGTCGTCGGCAGCGATTATTAG
- a CDS encoding IMP cyclohydrolase, translating into MYVGRFIVVGPGITAYRVSSRSFPNRRIVEREDALTVAPTSDAPETDNPYISYNCVRETEAGEVVVGNGSQVDPITEKLDLGYPARDALVESLLALDYEKDDYDTPRIAGVVGSDEATIGIVRKDAVLVKAVEEATLVATYEEDRPRAFEFSATTAKEAAREAYDLDFEHAVCAAGVAVSDDGVETAVVND; encoded by the coding sequence ATGTACGTCGGACGCTTCATCGTCGTCGGACCGGGCATCACCGCCTACCGCGTCTCGTCGCGGTCGTTCCCGAACAGGCGGATCGTCGAACGCGAAGACGCGCTCACCGTCGCTCCCACCTCGGACGCGCCGGAGACGGACAACCCTTACATCTCCTACAACTGCGTGCGCGAAACCGAAGCGGGAGAGGTCGTCGTCGGCAACGGGTCGCAGGTCGACCCCATCACCGAAAAACTGGACCTCGGCTACCCCGCCCGCGACGCGCTCGTCGAGAGTCTACTCGCGCTCGACTACGAGAAAGACGACTACGACACGCCTCGAATCGCGGGCGTCGTCGGCAGCGACGAGGCGACTATCGGCATCGTCCGGAAAGACGCCGTACTCGTGAAGGCCGTCGAGGAAGCGACGCTCGTCGCCACCTACGAGGAAGACCGTCCACGCGCGTTCGAGTTCTCGGCGACGACGGCGAAAGAGGCCGCCCGCGAGGCGTACGACCTCGACTTCGAACACGCCGTCTGCGCGGCGGGCGTCGCCGTCTCCGACGACGGCGTCGAGACGGCCGTCGTCAACGACTGA
- the cgi121 gene encoding KEOPS complex subunit Cgi121, with protein sequence MRLVEGDARIEDIDAVVAALGDIADEHETTVQAFDARYVVDRLHLERAVELADRAISRGENVARDRAVEVLLYAAGRRQIDQAFEMGLREGLVSLVVLVDGGAEAVAVDAVADELNLDETPTLGEYDRDRLFEFFDVTELELAATEGTLSDTVHERVALLDVEK encoded by the coding sequence ATGAGACTCGTCGAAGGCGACGCGAGAATCGAGGATATCGACGCCGTCGTCGCCGCGCTCGGCGACATCGCCGACGAGCACGAGACAACGGTCCAAGCATTTGATGCCCGCTACGTCGTCGACCGTCTGCATCTCGAACGAGCGGTCGAACTCGCCGACCGCGCCATCTCCCGTGGCGAGAACGTCGCCCGCGACCGCGCCGTCGAGGTTCTGCTCTACGCCGCCGGACGACGCCAAATCGACCAGGCGTTCGAGATGGGGCTTCGGGAAGGTCTCGTGTCGCTTGTCGTCTTAGTCGACGGCGGTGCGGAAGCCGTGGCCGTCGACGCGGTCGCCGACGAACTGAATCTCGACGAGACGCCGACGCTCGGCGAGTACGATAGAGACCGCCTCTTCGAGTTCTTCGACGTCACGGAACTGGAGTTGGCGGCGACCGAAGGGACGCTCTCGGACACCGTCCACGAGCGCGTCGCGTTGCTCGATGTCGAGAAGTGA
- a CDS encoding tryptophanase, which produces MRSYKAKMVEPISLPSREKREAILDEAGYNAFNIPAEHVYIDLLTDSGTGTMSDEQWAALFRGDESYAGSTSFAKLRDAVDDVMGFPHVVPTHQGRGAENVLYGCLVDEGDVVLNNAHFDTTRAHVANQGADPVDCPIEGAKDPSVDGPFKGNFSVERARDVVADVGADAIPVVVLTITNNSTAGQPVSVANTREVADFAAEIDATFVVDACRFAENAYFVQQRESEFEDSEIADIAREQLSYADAVTMSGKKEALVNIGGFTAMRDPDVFEAAKQRAILYEGFPTYGGMAGRDIEAMAVGLREAVEPPYVEERVQQVQELGEMLEAEGVPVYKPVGGHAVYLDAGELFSHLPSDQFPGQALVCELYREGGVRAVELGSFAFPGANRLELVRLAVPRRTYSREHLEHVAETAGAVAAHREDVGGLEITGEPPVPELRHFSATLRPVSE; this is translated from the coding sequence ATGCGCTCCTACAAGGCGAAGATGGTCGAGCCCATCTCGCTTCCCTCCCGCGAGAAACGAGAGGCGATTCTGGACGAGGCCGGCTACAACGCGTTCAACATCCCCGCCGAGCACGTCTACATCGACCTGTTGACCGACAGCGGCACCGGGACGATGAGCGACGAGCAGTGGGCCGCGCTGTTCCGCGGCGACGAGTCCTACGCCGGCAGTACGAGTTTTGCGAAACTCCGCGACGCCGTCGACGACGTGATGGGCTTTCCGCACGTCGTTCCGACCCATCAGGGCCGCGGCGCGGAGAACGTCCTCTACGGCTGTCTCGTCGACGAGGGCGACGTCGTGCTCAACAACGCCCACTTCGACACGACCCGCGCCCACGTCGCCAATCAGGGTGCGGACCCGGTCGACTGCCCCATCGAGGGCGCGAAGGACCCGAGCGTCGACGGCCCGTTCAAGGGGAACTTCTCGGTCGAACGCGCCCGCGACGTCGTCGCCGACGTGGGCGCAGACGCGATTCCGGTCGTGGTGCTCACCATCACGAACAACTCCACCGCGGGTCAGCCCGTCAGCGTCGCCAACACGCGAGAAGTAGCCGACTTCGCCGCCGAAATCGACGCGACGTTCGTCGTCGACGCCTGTCGCTTCGCCGAGAACGCCTACTTCGTCCAGCAGCGCGAGAGCGAGTTCGAGGACAGTGAGATCGCCGACATCGCCCGCGAGCAACTGTCGTACGCCGATGCGGTGACGATGAGCGGGAAGAAGGAGGCGCTCGTCAACATCGGCGGCTTCACCGCGATGCGCGACCCCGACGTGTTCGAGGCGGCGAAACAGCGCGCCATCCTCTACGAGGGCTTCCCCACCTACGGCGGGATGGCCGGCCGCGACATCGAAGCGATGGCCGTCGGCCTCCGCGAGGCCGTCGAACCGCCGTACGTCGAAGAGCGCGTCCAGCAGGTACAGGAACTCGGCGAGATGCTCGAAGCCGAGGGCGTTCCCGTCTACAAACCCGTGGGTGGACACGCGGTGTATCTCGACGCTGGGGAGCTGTTCTCGCATCTGCCGAGCGACCAGTTCCCCGGTCAGGCGCTCGTCTGCGAACTCTACCGCGAAGGCGGCGTCCGCGCCGTCGAACTCGGCAGTTTCGCATTCCCCGGCGCGAACCGACTCGAACTCGTCCGCCTCGCGGTTCCTCGCCGGACGTATTCGCGCGAACACCTCGAACACGTCGCGGAGACGGCGGGTGCGGTCGCCGCACACCGCGAGGACGTGGGCGGCCTCGAAATCACCGGTGAACCGCCGGTACCGGAACTCCGACACTTCTCTGCGACGCTCCGTCCGGTCTCGGAGTAA
- a CDS encoding Sjogren's syndrome/scleroderma autoantigen 1 family protein encodes MSEFDKEAEREKLREKFARDEEKRKSTQRMSELLLKGATMTNKHCDTCGDPIFRYQGQAFCPTCQSDQTAGSAEAARAEATDDEMQAELKSGDDADGSDEVEVTPEPPQSGEPSTARRPSTDESDDPATTQQSAPSSAASVRGRTSTGSASQSQSASGDLSDARAALVRTVTRYATAAENAEDPRRAKELLSAAREAAETLSALNR; translated from the coding sequence ATGAGCGAGTTCGACAAGGAAGCCGAGCGGGAGAAGCTTCGGGAGAAGTTCGCCCGCGACGAGGAGAAGCGCAAATCCACCCAGCGGATGAGCGAACTCCTGTTGAAAGGCGCGACGATGACGAACAAACACTGCGACACCTGCGGCGACCCCATCTTCCGCTATCAGGGCCAGGCGTTCTGCCCGACGTGTCAGAGCGACCAGACCGCCGGGTCGGCGGAGGCGGCACGGGCGGAAGCGACCGACGACGAAATGCAGGCGGAACTGAAGTCGGGAGACGACGCCGACGGAAGCGACGAAGTCGAAGTCACGCCGGAGCCGCCGCAGTCGGGAGAGCCCTCGACGGCTCGGCGACCGTCGACCGACGAGAGCGACGACCCCGCAACCACGCAGCAGTCTGCTCCGTCGTCCGCCGCGTCGGTGCGCGGTCGAACGTCGACGGGCTCGGCGTCGCAGTCGCAGTCGGCGTCGGGTGACCTGAGCGACGCACGTGCCGCGCTCGTCCGAACGGTGACGCGCTACGCCACTGCCGCCGAGAACGCGGAGGATCCGCGGCGAGCCAAGGAGCTGTTGTCGGCGGCCAGAGAAGCGGCTGAGACGCTCTCGGCGCTGAATCGATAG
- a CDS encoding GNAT family N-acetyltransferase, translating to MPTPLFPERFETDRLAFERVSHDDTDLFALYDLAQSETWQSQVTEHMPWFRFEQLDQVAQFVDDAERQRKERTFARYAVYPKEGEADAGDLAGLTTFRPQWKLQSGSSSVILAEPFWGRGYGTERAEKMVELTFERFDLDCYYTTAAAGNDRSRRMISRYIESFGGTYEGLLRNFKSRPTGEVTDQHRYTITREEYEAATG from the coding sequence ATGCCGACTCCCCTGTTTCCCGAGCGCTTCGAGACCGACCGCCTCGCGTTCGAGCGCGTCTCGCACGACGATACGGACCTCTTCGCGTTGTACGACCTCGCGCAGTCCGAGACGTGGCAGTCGCAGGTGACAGAACACATGCCGTGGTTCCGATTCGAGCAGTTAGACCAGGTGGCGCAGTTCGTCGACGACGCCGAACGCCAGCGGAAGGAACGAACGTTCGCCCGGTACGCGGTTTACCCGAAGGAAGGCGAAGCCGACGCGGGTGACCTCGCCGGACTGACAACGTTTCGCCCGCAGTGGAAATTACAGAGCGGAAGTTCCAGCGTCATCCTCGCCGAACCGTTCTGGGGTCGCGGCTACGGTACCGAGCGCGCCGAGAAGATGGTCGAACTCACCTTCGAGCGTTTCGACCTCGACTGCTACTACACGACCGCCGCTGCGGGAAACGACCGCTCACGACGGATGATTTCTCGCTACATCGAGTCGTTCGGTGGGACGTACGAGGGACTGCTTCGTAACTTCAAATCACGGCCGACCGGCGAGGTAACCGACCAGCATCGGTACACGATTACGCGTGAGGAGTACGAGGCGGCGACGGGGTAG
- the mdh gene encoding malate dehydrogenase, giving the protein MTKVSVVGAAGTVGAAAGYNIALRDIADELVFVDIPDMEDKTVGQAADTNHGVAYDSNTVVRQGGYEDTEGSDVVVITAGIPRKEGQTRIDLAGDNAPIMADIGSSLAEYNDDFVSITTSNPVDLLNRHLYEAGDRDRHKVIGFGGRLDSARFRYVLSQRFDVPVKNVEATILGEHGDAQVPVFSKVRVDGRDPEFTDGEREEILSDLQESAMDVISRKGATQWGPATGVAHMVEAVLRDTGEVLPGSLVLNGEYGYEDTAFGVPVKLGSEGIVEVVDWDLDEYEQGLMDDAAEKLRDQYDKIA; this is encoded by the coding sequence ATGACGAAAGTGAGCGTGGTCGGTGCCGCCGGGACGGTGGGCGCCGCCGCTGGATACAACATCGCGCTGCGGGACATCGCCGACGAACTCGTCTTCGTCGACATCCCGGACATGGAGGACAAGACTGTCGGCCAGGCGGCCGACACGAACCACGGCGTCGCCTACGACTCGAACACCGTCGTCCGACAGGGCGGCTACGAGGACACCGAGGGCTCCGACGTCGTCGTCATCACGGCGGGCATCCCGCGTAAGGAGGGCCAGACCCGCATCGATCTCGCGGGCGACAACGCACCCATCATGGCCGACATCGGCTCCTCGCTCGCGGAGTACAACGACGACTTCGTCTCCATCACCACCTCGAACCCGGTCGACCTGCTCAACCGCCACCTCTACGAGGCCGGCGACCGCGACCGCCACAAAGTCATCGGCTTCGGCGGCCGCCTCGACTCCGCGCGCTTCCGCTACGTGCTCTCGCAGCGCTTCGACGTCCCCGTCAAGAACGTCGAGGCGACGATTCTCGGCGAACACGGCGACGCGCAGGTGCCGGTGTTCTCGAAGGTCCGCGTCGACGGCCGCGACCCCGAGTTCACCGACGGCGAGCGCGAGGAGATTCTCTCCGACCTCCAAGAGTCCGCGATGGACGTCATCAGCCGAAAGGGCGCGACCCAGTGGGGTCCGGCGACCGGCGTCGCCCACATGGTCGAGGCCGTCCTTCGCGACACCGGCGAAGTGCTCCCCGGCAGTCTCGTCCTCAACGGCGAGTACGGCTACGAGGACACCGCCTTCGGCGTCCCGGTCAAACTCGGCTCGGAGGGTATCGTCGAGGTCGTCGACTGGGACCTCGACGAGTACGAGCAGGGTCTCATGGACGACGCCGCCGAGAAACTCCGCGACCAGTACGACAAGATCGCGTAA
- a CDS encoding ATP-dependent DNA helicase, translated as MKTADLTGLPAGVPEFFHEGGIEELYPPQAEAVEAGVTDGESLVASIPTASGKTFIAELAMLSSVRRGGKALYIVPLRALASEKKAEFERFEQFGVDVGVSTGNYDSTSEWLATRDIIVATSEKVDSLVRNNASWISDLTCVVADEVHLVDDRHRGPTLEVTLAKLQKINPGLQVVALSATVGNAEEVADWLDASLVRSDWRPIDLKTGVHYGNAINFDDGSQREVGVERGEKQTAALVADTLEEGGSSLVFVNSRRNAEAAAKRLADVSDAALTPAERDELSELAAEIRDVSDTETSKDLARAVAKGAAFHHAGLAPDHRSIVESAFRDRLIKVVSATPTLAAGVNTPSRRVVVRDWRRYDGEFGGMKPLNVLEVHQMMGRAGRPGRDPYGEAVLLAKNADEMDELFERYLWADPEPVRSKLAAEPALRTHVLATVASGFANSRESLLEFLDRTLYATQTDDEGRLKQVTDSVLRYLEVNDFVERDDGTLRATGIGHTVSRLYLDPMSAAGIIDGLREWERKGGKKGEASSTEASDSGFVSASDLRSDEASESAGDAPKPTALGLYHLVSRTPDMYQLYLKSGDRSTYTELCYEREGEFLGHVPSEYDDVAFEDWLAALKTAKLLEDWSMEVDEDRITERYGVGPGDIRGKVDTAEWLLGAAEQLAGELNLGSNVAVREAKKRIEYGVREELLNLAGVRGIGRKRARRLFEAGVESRADLREADKSVILAALRGRRKTAETVLENVGRRDPAMDDVKADESAAPAEFTPASASRSASSGGGGRGGGDDDQSSLGDFG; from the coding sequence ATGAAGACAGCGGACCTCACGGGTCTGCCGGCGGGCGTTCCGGAGTTCTTCCACGAGGGCGGCATCGAGGAACTCTACCCGCCGCAGGCCGAAGCCGTCGAGGCGGGCGTCACCGACGGCGAGAGCCTCGTCGCCTCCATCCCCACCGCCTCGGGAAAGACGTTCATCGCCGAGCTGGCGATGCTGTCGAGCGTCCGGCGCGGCGGCAAAGCCCTCTACATCGTCCCGCTTCGGGCGCTCGCCTCCGAGAAGAAAGCCGAGTTCGAGCGCTTCGAGCAGTTCGGCGTCGACGTCGGCGTCTCCACGGGTAACTACGACTCGACGAGCGAGTGGCTCGCGACTCGGGATATCATCGTCGCCACGAGCGAGAAAGTCGACTCGCTCGTCCGCAACAACGCCTCGTGGATCTCCGACCTGACCTGCGTCGTCGCCGACGAAGTCCACCTCGTCGACGACCGCCACCGCGGGCCGACGCTCGAAGTCACGCTCGCCAAGCTGCAGAAGATCAACCCCGGTCTGCAGGTCGTCGCGCTCTCTGCGACCGTCGGCAACGCCGAGGAGGTCGCCGACTGGCTCGACGCGAGCCTCGTCCGCTCGGACTGGCGACCCATCGACCTGAAGACGGGCGTCCACTACGGCAACGCCATCAACTTCGACGACGGAAGCCAGCGCGAGGTGGGCGTCGAACGCGGCGAGAAACAGACCGCCGCGCTCGTCGCCGACACCCTGGAGGAAGGCGGCTCGTCGCTCGTGTTCGTCAACTCGCGGCGCAACGCCGAAGCCGCCGCCAAGCGCCTCGCGGACGTCTCTGACGCGGCGCTCACACCGGCGGAACGCGACGAACTTTCCGAGCTGGCCGCCGAGATTCGAGACGTCTCCGACACCGAGACGAGCAAAGATTTGGCGCGAGCCGTCGCCAAGGGCGCGGCGTTTCACCACGCCGGGCTCGCGCCCGACCACCGAAGCATCGTCGAGTCGGCGTTCCGCGACCGCCTCATCAAAGTCGTGAGCGCGACGCCGACGCTCGCCGCCGGGGTAAACACGCCGAGTCGGCGCGTCGTCGTGCGCGACTGGCGGCGCTACGACGGCGAGTTCGGCGGCATGAAACCGCTGAACGTCCTCGAAGTCCACCAGATGATGGGCCGCGCGGGCCGACCCGGCCGCGACCCCTACGGCGAGGCAGTCCTCTTGGCGAAGAACGCCGACGAGATGGACGAACTGTTCGAGCGCTACCTGTGGGCCGACCCCGAACCGGTGCGCTCGAAGCTCGCTGCCGAACCCGCGCTGCGGACTCACGTGCTCGCTACCGTCGCCTCCGGATTCGCCAACAGCCGAGAGAGCCTCCTTGAGTTTCTCGACCGAACGCTGTACGCGACCCAGACCGACGACGAAGGTCGGTTGAAACAGGTAACCGATTCGGTGCTCCGGTATCTGGAGGTCAACGACTTCGTCGAACGCGACGACGGTACGCTGCGCGCGACCGGCATCGGCCACACCGTCTCGCGGCTCTACCTCGACCCGATGAGCGCCGCCGGGATCATCGACGGCCTGCGCGAGTGGGAGCGGAAAGGCGGCAAGAAGGGAGAAGCGAGTTCGACCGAGGCCAGCGACTCCGGTTTCGTCTCCGCGAGCGACCTGCGAAGCGACGAAGCGTCGGAGTCGGCGGGCGACGCGCCCAAGCCGACGGCGCTCGGCCTCTACCACCTCGTCTCGCGCACGCCGGATATGTACCAGCTCTACCTCAAATCCGGCGACCGCTCGACGTACACCGAACTCTGCTACGAGCGTGAGGGCGAGTTCCTCGGCCACGTCCCCTCCGAGTACGACGACGTCGCCTTCGAGGACTGGCTGGCCGCGCTGAAGACGGCGAAGCTGCTCGAAGACTGGTCGATGGAGGTCGACGAGGACCGCATCACCGAGCGCTACGGCGTCGGTCCCGGCGACATACGGGGGAAAGTCGACACCGCCGAGTGGCTGTTGGGCGCGGCCGAACAGCTCGCGGGCGAACTGAACCTGGGCTCGAACGTCGCCGTCCGCGAGGCCAAAAAGCGCATCGAGTACGGCGTCCGCGAGGAACTGCTCAACCTCGCGGGCGTCCGCGGTATCGGTCGAAAGCGCGCCAGACGGCTGTTCGAGGCCGGCGTCGAGAGTCGCGCCGACCTCCGCGAGGCCGACAAATCCGTCATCCTCGCGGCGCTCCGCGGCCGTCGAAAGACCGCCGAAACAGTGCTGGAGAACGTCGGCCGGCGCGACCCCGCGATGGACGACGTGAAGGCCGACGAATCAGCCGCACCCGCCGAGTTCACACCCGCGAGCGCTAGTCGTTCGGCGTCGAGCGGCGGAGGCGGCAGGGGCGGTGGCGACGACGACCAGTCGAGCCTGGGTGATTTCGGATGA
- a CDS encoding metallophosphoesterase family protein → MRLGVLSDIHGNLVALDAVLSDMSPVDGIVCAGDVVGYNPWPAECIERLRERGVPTVQGNHDRAVAEGTAFRFNEMARAGVEFARERLDGEQLDWLANLPEKRLTADRSVRLVHGHPDNPDHYTYPDEFMPELLDGEDVLVMGHTHVQAHEAYDEGIVMNPGSVGQPRDGDSRAAYAIVDLDAMTVEERRVTYDIDEVVRAVEAECLPERIGTRLYEGT, encoded by the coding sequence ATGCGGTTGGGTGTTCTCTCCGATATACACGGCAATTTGGTCGCACTGGACGCGGTTCTGTCGGATATGTCGCCGGTCGACGGTATCGTCTGCGCTGGTGACGTGGTCGGTTACAACCCGTGGCCCGCCGAGTGCATCGAACGGCTCCGCGAGCGTGGGGTCCCGACCGTCCAGGGCAATCACGACCGCGCCGTCGCCGAGGGGACGGCGTTTCGGTTCAACGAAATGGCCCGCGCGGGTGTGGAGTTCGCCCGCGAACGACTCGACGGCGAGCAACTCGACTGGCTGGCGAATCTCCCCGAGAAACGTCTCACGGCCGACCGCAGCGTCCGCCTGGTCCACGGCCACCCGGACAATCCGGACCACTACACCTACCCCGACGAGTTCATGCCCGAGTTGCTCGACGGCGAGGACGTGCTCGTGATGGGCCACACCCACGTCCAGGCGCACGAAGCGTACGACGAGGGTATCGTGATGAACCCCGGTAGCGTCGGCCAGCCGCGCGACGGCGACTCGCGGGCGGCGTACGCCATCGTCGATTTGGACGCGATGACCGTCGAGGAGCGCCGCGTCACGTACGACATCGACGAAGTCGTTCGCGCCGTCGAGGCCGAGTGCCTCCCCGAGCGCATCGGGACGCGACTGTACGAAGGAACGTAG